One genomic window of Gossypium hirsutum isolate 1008001.06 chromosome D11, Gossypium_hirsutum_v2.1, whole genome shotgun sequence includes the following:
- the LOC107912508 gene encoding putative pentatricopeptide repeat-containing protein At5g59200, chloroplastic produces MSYCTLAVVGNFTYPSTSTSNPNPKVSISNSTQRRKEFVSLLKNCKDANQILPIHAKIIRTGHDQDPFILFELLRLSSTLSSVNYASTIFQLVHNPNVFLYTALIDGFVSAGSYSDGISLYFQMINRFIVPDKYVITAVLKACGSRFTLREGKEVHCQASKLGLSSNRSITMKLMEFYGKCGEFDDARKLFDKMTERDVVASTIVINCFLDHGLVEQAIEVFDRVRVKDTVCWTAMIDGLVRNGEMNMALEMFREMQKGNMRPNEVTIVCVLSACSQLGALELGRWVHSYIGKHHRIELNHFVGGALISMYSRCGDIDEAERIFAMMKERNVITYNLMISGLAMHGKSIQAIEIFRGMIKLGLLPTSVTFVAILNACSHGGLVNLGLEMFHSMSRDYGIPPQIEHYGCIVDLLGRVGHLKEAYNFIHNMEIAPDHVMLGSLLSACKIHGNFELGEQVARILMNHGVVDSGTYVLLANVYASSGKWKEAAQIRAKMKEGGIQKEPGCSSIEVNNEIHEFLLGDLRHPQKEKIYNKLEELNQVLKEAGHIPATDAVLHDIEDWEKEQALAIHSERLAICYGLISTKPGTTIRVVKNLRVCDDCHSMIKLIAKITGRKIVVRDRKRFHHFENGNCSCGDYW; encoded by the coding sequence ATGAGTTACTGTACGTTAGCCGTAGTCGGGAACTTCACTTACCCATCGACTTCAACTTCAAATCCGAACCCAAAAGTCTCCATCTCCAACTCCACCCAACGCAGAAAAGAATTCGTTTCTCTCTTAAAGAATTGCAAAGACGCCAACCAAATCCTACcaatacatgccaaaatcattaGAACAGGCCATGACCAAGATCCTTTCATCCTCTTCGAGCTTCTTCGTCTTAGCTCCACTTTATCCTCCGTTAATTATGCCTCCACCATCTTTCAACTGGTCCATAACCCAAATGTGTTTCTCTACACTGCTCTCATTGATGGGTTTGTTTCGGCTGGTTCCTACTCTGATGGGATTAGCCTTTATTTTCAAATGATTAATCGATTTATTGTGCCGGATAAGTATGTGATCACCGCGGTTTTGAAAGCTTGCGGGTCTCGTTTTACTTTGCGAGAAGGAAAAGAGGTTCATTGCCAAGCTTCGAAACTTGGGTTAAGCTCGAATAGATCGATAACCATGAAGCTGATGGAGTTTTATGGGAAGTGTGGGGAATTTGATGATGCAAGGAAATTGTTTGATAAAATGACGGAAAGAGATGTTGTTGCCTCAACGATCGTGATCAATTGTTTTCTTGACCATGGATTGGTAGAGCAGGCTATTGAGGTTTTTGATCGGGTAAGGGTTAAGGATACTGTTTGCTGGACCGCGATGATTGATGGGTTGGTGAGGAATGGGGAGATGAACATGGCTTTGGAGATGTTTAGGGAAATGCAAAAGGGGAATATGAGGCCTAATGAAGTTACTATTGTTTGCGTTTTGTCAGCGTGCTCGCAATTGGGAGCTTTAGAGCTTGGAAGATGGGTTCATTCGTACATTGGAAAACACCATAGGATTGAGCTTAATCATTTTGTTGGCGGTGCACTGATCAGCATGTATTCAAGGTGTGGTGATATCGATGAGGCTGAACGTATTTTTGCAATGATGAAAGAGAGAAATGTGATTACGTACAATTTAATGATTTCAGGGCTTGCTATGCATGGGAAGAGTATTCAAGCAATTGAGATTTTTCGAGGAATGATTAAGCTGGGGCTTTTGCCAACTAGTGTTACTTTTGTTGCTATTTTGAATGCCTGTAGCCATGGAGGTTTGGTGAATTTGGGGCTTGAGATGTTCCATTCTATGAGTAGAGATTATGGGATTCCGCCACAGATAGAGCACTATGGATGTATTGTTGACCTTCTCGGTCGTGTAGGTCATCTAAAAGAAGCTTATAATTTCATTCATAATATGGAAATAGCACCTGATCATGTCATGTTGGGGTCCTTGCTGAGTGCTTGTAAGATTCATGGAAACTTTGAATTAGGCGAACAAGTTGCGAGAATTTTAATGAATCATGGAGTGGTAGATTCGGGTACTTACGTTCTGCTGGCAAATGTCTATGCTTCATCAGGGAAATGGAAAGAAGCAGCTCAAATAAGGGCAAAGATGAAGGAGGGTGGAATCCAAAAAGAACCAGGTTGTAGCTCCATTGAAGTGAACAATGAGATACACGAGTTTCTTCTGGGAGACCTAAGGCACCCTCAGAaggaaaaaatatataacaaGTTAGAGGAGTTGAACCAAGTATTAAAAGAAGCAGGACATATTCCAGCAACAGATGCTGTTTTGCATGATATTGAAGACTGGGAGAAAGAGCAGGCTTTAGCAATACACAGCGAGAGGCTTGCCATATGCTATGGTCTAATTTCTACTAAACCAGGTACTACAATAAGGGTTGTAAAAAACTTGAGGGTTTGTGATGATTGTCACTCAATGATCAAGCTCATTGCTAAGATTACTGGAAGGAAAATTGTGGTAAGGGATCGCAAAAGATTCCACCATTTTGAGAATGGGAATTGCTCTTGTGGAGATTACTGGTGA
- the LOC107912509 gene encoding uncharacterized protein has protein sequence MDESGEYPKEYYTSNGNPRRLTSTSSSSSSTTSVHVTALDGLVNVNSLFTIAVFVGLSLATPGQHSLENRAPCDAGIDVAKKLLVFEVVSFSFFLFSSLVAQGLKLAINLLNSKDVDEAFRAHINLKVLRFGMMGSAVGSVMGCLFLMLSMVNVIEIRLGLLSCGSQSSIHATAALVILVSSALLVYISTAVYAFLH, from the exons ATGGATGA ATCTGGGGAGTACCCAAAGGAGTACTACACCAGCAACGGCAACCCCAGGAGACTGACTTCAACATCCTCATCTTCTTCGTCAACGACGAGCGTTCACGTTACCGCCTTGGATGGCCTCGTCAACGTCAACTCCCTCTTCACCATCGCCGTCTTTGTGGGCCTTTCTTTGGCCACTCCGGGCCAACACAGTCTCGAGAACCGAGCCCCCTGCGACGCCGGCATTGACGTAGCTAAAAAGCTCTTGGTCTTCGAGGTCGTCTCCTTCAGCTTCTTCCTTTTCTCCTCCCTGGTGGCTCAGGGTCTAAAGCTCGCCATCAATTTGTTGAACAGCAAAGATGTGGATGAAGCTTTCAGGGCACACATTAACCTTAAAGTATTGAGGTTTGGGATGATGGGCTCCGCCGTCGGGTCCGTCATGGGGTGCTTGTTTCTGATGCTTTCGATGGTGAACGTGATCGAGATCCGGCTGGGGTTGTTGTCTTGCGGCAGTCAGTCCTCCATTCATGCCACGGCGGCTTTAGTCATTCTGGTTTCTTCTGCTCTCTTGGTTTACATTTccactgctgtttatgctttctTGCATTGA